In Pyrus communis chromosome 1, drPyrComm1.1, whole genome shotgun sequence, the following are encoded in one genomic region:
- the LOC137711421 gene encoding nuclear transcription factor Y subunit A-4-like, with translation MPLYTNSMSWNPSERQISESLSKDVSFKVVFPPQGHHDAKHLGLQLQTDQGSSSTTQSIGHSQGEDETYGKGADGKLKPVFLPSNQDLMLNPSQVGYSNVVGCIPYPYVGPYFSGFATAYGSQAMSHMLGIVPTRVPLPPDLAQDGPIYVNAKQYRGILRRRQSRAKLEAQNKLLKSRKPYLHESRHLHALNRVRGSGGRFLSTKRQSNQSASSSTHHVSDSISVHQKDTGDTESHHSESSEFLRSVAIHSDMTSVSNTNDNFRQADRRFSGIPPHMSGAMEFHGGFMRAGNQHSASVVR, from the exons ATGCCCCTTTATACTAATTCCATGTCGTGGAATCCAAGTGAACGACAAATTTCAGAGTCTTTATCCAAGGATGTGAGCTTCAAAGTGGTATTTCCGCCACAAGGTCATCATGACGCAAAGCATTTAGGACTTCAACTACAAACAGACCAGGGATCATCATCCACAACCCAATCAATTGGTCACTCTCAAG GCGAAGATGAAACATATGGTAAGGGTGCTGATGGGAAACTGAAGCCAGTTTTCTTGCCGAGTAATCAAGATTTAATGTTGAACCCTTCTCAAGTTGGTTACAGCAATGTAGTG GGCTGCATACCATATCCTTATGTTGGCCCTTACTTCAGTGGGTTCGCGACTGCATATGGATCACAGGCTATG TCCCATATGCTTGGGATCGTACCTACACGAGTTCCGTTGCCTCCTGATCTGGCACAAGATGGACCCATCTATGTCAATGCAAAACAGTACCGTGGAATCCTCAGAAGGAGACAGTCCCGTGCAAAGTTGGAGGCTCAAAACAAACTTCTCAAATCTCGAAAG CCTTATCTCCACGAGTCTCGCCATCTTCATGCCCTGAATAGGGTAAGGGGCTCTGGTGGACGATTTCTCAGCACAAAGCGGCAATCAAACCAGAGCGCCTCCAGTAGCACCCACCACGTTTCTGACTCCATCAGCGTACATCAGAAAGATACAGGGGACACAGAAAGTCATCACTCGGAAAGCAGTGAATTCCTCCGTAGTGTTGCAATCCACTCAGACATGACAAGTGTTTCCAACACAAATGACAACTTTCGGCAGGCAGATCGCAGGTTCTCAGGCATCCCTCCCCACATGAGTGGAGCAATGGAGTTCCATGGCGGGTTTATGCGTGCTGGAAACCAGCACTCTGCTTCTGTTGTCCGGTGA